GCGCCGCAGCGCGCTCCGCCCGGCGTGCCCGCAGCTCGGCGAACGCGAAGTACCCCAGACCTATTGGCGCCAGGATCCCGAACGCGATCCACTGAATCCCGTAGGACAGGAACGGGCCGGCATCCCGGCGCGGCAGCGCGATCACACCCAAGCCGCCGGGCTGATCTTCGACGAGCTGCAGGTAGGACCCGGTCAGCGGAACACCCGTGAACGTCGCGACCTGTTCGGTGTTGATCGAGTACACCTGGCGAAAACCGTTCTCGGTGAACGGGTTCTTGCCCGGGATGGCGCCTTGGGAGTCACGCAGCCGCGCGGTGATGGTGACCTCGGCGGCAGGCGGTGCCGCAATGTCCGGCAGCCGCGCGCCGCCGTCGTCGGTGCGCACGAAGCCGCGATTCACCAGCACGGTCGGCCCGCCTTTGACCGCGAACGGGGCCAACACTTCCACCGCCGGCACTCCGTCGATCGACCGCAACCGCACCAGCACCTGCTTTTCGGCCAGGTAGTGCCCGGTGGCGGTCACCGGCCGCCACTGCTCGTCCGGCGCGGACGAATCCTGATGCGGCAGCATCGTGGTCACCGGCATGGGGTCGGCGGTCAACGCGTGCTCGAGTTGGCTGTTCGCGCGAGAGGTGGTGGTGTTCTTGCCCAGTTGCCACGGCGCCAGCACGGTGAAACACAGGTAGGCGAAGCCCAGCACCACCACCGCCAGAGCCAGCCAGCTCGGGCGCAGCAGGAAGGCCAGGCGTCGCATCAGCCGCTCTCGCCCAACGCCAGCTGCCCGTCGACCCAGGCGTGCAGGCCCGGCAGGGCGGCCGCGATGACGGCGAACGCCTGCACGAAGTCGTCGTGGCCGCCGTAGTAGGGGTCGTCGACGTCGGGCACGGCCGCTCCCGAACGCGGGTCGAAGGACCGCAGCATCCGGATCCGTTCGGCCGGAATACCCAGCCCCTGCAGTAGCCCGACATGGTTGCGTCCCAGCGCCACCACCAGGTCCGCGGCCTCGTGGTCGGGCCCGACCTGGGCGGCGCAGTGCTCCACCGGGTAGCCGTTGTCGCGCAGCACCCGGTTGGTGCGTTCGTCGGCGCCCTTGCCCACGTGCCAGTCCGCGGTCCCGGCGCTGGTCACCCGCACGGTGCCGCCCAGCCCGCGCTGGGCGAGCTGGTGGGCGAACATCTTC
The window above is part of the Mycolicibacter sp. MU0102 genome. Proteins encoded here:
- a CDS encoding low molecular weight protein-tyrosine-phosphatase, coding for MSEPMLHVTFVCTGNICRSPMAEKMFAHQLAQRGLGGTVRVTSAGTADWHVGKGADERTNRVLRDNGYPVEHCAAQVGPDHEAADLVVALGRNHVGLLQGLGIPAERIRMLRSFDPRSGAAVPDVDDPYYGGHDDFVQAFAVIAAALPGLHAWVDGQLALGESG
- a CDS encoding SURF1 family protein; this translates as MRRLAFLLRPSWLALAVVVLGFAYLCFTVLAPWQLGKNTTTSRANSQLEHALTADPMPVTTMLPHQDSSAPDEQWRPVTATGHYLAEKQVLVRLRSIDGVPAVEVLAPFAVKGGPTVLVNRGFVRTDDGGARLPDIAAPPAAEVTITARLRDSQGAIPGKNPFTENGFRQVYSINTEQVATFTGVPLTGSYLQLVEDQPGGLGVIALPRRDAGPFLSYGIQWIAFGILAPIGLGYFAFAELRARRAERAAAPAQAGEAGSAEPAPPMTVEQKLTDRYGRRR